The Quercus lobata isolate SW786 chromosome 4, ValleyOak3.0 Primary Assembly, whole genome shotgun sequence genome segment GAAATATTGAGCTATGTGGAGGCGTGCCTAAGTTTAAGCTTCCTATTTGCAAATATGACAAATCCAAGAAAATGAAGCTGACTCATTCGTTGAAGCTAATAATCTTTACACTTTCTGGGATTTTTGGAGTAACTttggtgattttatttttacttctcttctcttttaaaagaaagaggagggaaagtattttaaataattcacaAAATTTACTTTTGAATGTATCTTACTAAAGTCTCCTAAAAGCTACAGATGCATTCTCCTCCACTAATTTAATTGGTGTGGGAAGCTTTGGATCTGTGTATAGAGGAATTCTTGATCATTATAGATGTATAGTTGCTGTCAAGGTGCTCAACCTTTTGCACCATGGAGCTTCCAAAAGTTTTATTGCTGAATGTGAGGCTTTGTGAAACATCAAACATCGGAATTTGGTGAAGGTACTCATAGTATGTTCAGGTGTTGACTATTAAGGTCATGATTTCAAAGCATTGGTATACAAGTTCATTACTAATGGCAGCCTAGACTAGTGGTTGCATCCAATTTCAAGAACAAATGAGGTTCTTGAGGAACAAAAGAATTTGAATCTTCTTCAAAGACTAAATATTGCTATTGATGTTGCAAATGCATTGGAATATCTTCATTATCATTGCCATGCACCAATTGTTCATTGTGACCTCAAGCCTAGCAATATTCTTCTCAATGATGAAATGATTGGACATGTTGGTGACTTTGGCTTGGCAAGGTTCCTTTGTGAGGCCACCCAAGAGTGTTTCACTAATCAATCAAGCACTATCAATTTAAGAGGAACAATTGGTTATGCTCCTCTTGGTGAATATCTTTCCCATTTTTGAACattaaatttgtttcttttcataatatttcttaatttactaatttcaaGCATGAAAATAACTTAAGAAAGCCTTTTAGAAGGTGGAGCATGTCTTAAAAGAAATTTCCACTTGtcataatatatttttccttttatatgaCACTAAAGAGCTCTTTCAAAGGTGtgctattatattttttattttatttttttaatatgaaacaagATCAATCATATTGTAAATGTTATGTGCAATTGTAGAATATGGCACGGGAAATGAGGTGTCAACATATGGGGATGCCTATAGTTATGGCATACTATATTTGGAGATGTTCACAGGAAAAAAGCCCACTGATAACATTTTCAAAGACAACTTGAACCTTCATGATTTTGTTAAAGCAGCTTTGCCTGAACGAGTGATTAACATCGTGGATCCTATTATTCTTTGGGAAAGAGAAGATACGGAAACAAGGACAAATGATACATTCAAAATCGAATAGGAAGTCACAAAATTCTGGAgtgcttgattttgatatttggaATTGGAGTGTCTTGTTCTATGGAATCTCCAAGAGAAAGGATACATGATTGATGTTGTAGCTCAATTGCATTTGATTAGAGAGAAACTCCTCAGAAGTCAGAACTAGAATACGCGGAGAAAGAGTACTTTAACTTACAAGTAAATTGAATCTGATAGTACTTGTTGCTCTAACCTTTATGGAGGGAGGGGGATCATATAGCCTACACAATGTCATGTGCTTGTCATGgtactttcttttattatagTGAAATTGATAATATTGATGCCATGTGAAATTTGATTACATGCTGGTACTATTCACATGATTAAGATTCGTCCAATTTGTTTTCTATGATTTAGAATAAGCTCTTTTTTGTCCCCTCCCCCCTTAAAATGTTTGTTGAAatatacataaatcaaaatgacGTTTAAGCTATTTTCGATTTGGTGATTTCTATCATTGGTGTGGTTGAGATTATTGGCACTATACTTACACTCTGTACTTTATATAGAGACACTTTTGATGACTTTGATGTAGACATGGGCTTAAATTACTccaagtacttttttttttttttttgagaatgtccAAGTACGAAACTTTAGTGGGTAAGGAATTTAACTAATTTATTGGGAACGATATTAGTTGTTTACAATCTTAACTATCTCACAAGTACCCAAAAAACCATTTCTATAATCTATTTTGAAAACCAAACATTTTCGTCTTATACATAAAAATGACTTCCCTAGTTCCTCACATAGACTGGGGGTATGGGGTCTCGCTTGAGAGTAGTTAGAGTACTACTATGATTACGCTCAAGTAAGGAAGCCACACTGGTCAAACCccgttacctttttttttttaaaaccaaaaaaaatgacttCCCTCAATTCAATGCTTTAAAGAGATGATTGTCTTCCTTCAATTTAGGTATAGAGGACCAATGACCCCATTGGAAGGTGCGATCAAGTTAGTATAGAGGGCCAATGACTCCATTGGAAGGTGCGGTCATGACTTGATgaggttttgattttgtctaATATTGGAACAAAATAATCCGATTTGTAGTAcctccttttgtttcttttagcaataacttattagtttattttgtatttgtcatagatttttatttttattttttcattttttgtaatCATATTCTTGGAATAATTTGTGGTTGTaacattactttaaaaaataatagagactccgtggatgtaggcttTTATGGCCGAACCacgttaaaattgttgttttccttcttttgtttgcCTTCATTTTTCACAAAGGAATGCTATAGCTTTGATCCTTGGATAATTTGTCATTGAATTATTACCACTATTCAGATGTTTGTCACCCATAATTTGATGATTACCTACAAGAAAAATACGTACTTGCAAGATCATACCATTAAGGTTATTGCAAAACACCCAATAGTTGCTTGTTGATCTTGTAATGAGAGTCTTTTATGTTTAACAAGATCTTTatatatgcgtgtgtgtgtgtgcgtgcgtGTGAGCAGTAATTTTGAAACGATATTGGCCTCTATCGAAATATTTCCATATCCCTCACTAAATTGAAATAACTTTTGGTATAGTATCAACTCTCTtgattaaaaaactcaaaatatatttGCTTAGGaattaatatttcttatttgtcttaTGAAAGTAgttataatatgaaaaatacattttaaagatagatttttatatttatttggactatttgagtaaaattttatatttttactaatttaatatatatattgaataattattcaattaattatCACATTATTTTGTAATCTCGGATCCACCTCAAAAAAGCTTCAACCTCTCATTTTTACAGGTCTTTTAATGGCGCAGGTTTGAAAACCATGCCAAACTTACATCATTTGACCAAATTTTGACCAGGTCAAAGTTTCATGTGCTTCACCAAATAAAAGTTAgtatttgtaaatttatttgataTCTTGAAATCTTGCTCGATACAAGCCCAGTTCTGAAGGTGATATTTAGGTCAactatcaaataaaatgaccatcttctcaaaaaaaaaaaaaaatttcaaataaaatgaccaagggtaaaatagtcaaataaaaaaattttaatatattaaacttcatatcattgttttgaatttcatttcgTTCCCACCAAATCTCCTATACCGTTTCAATCAAAATTCTAACGACTTGAACCAGCCATTATGGCGAAATTCTGACATTTCCTTCGGACTGAACCAAAAGGCAGCGCTTCGATACTTATCCAACTTTTTCTATATTCACATATtagggccaaaatgggcatCTGTCCCTTTCGCCAAAACTTTTCAGCAAAATGCCCCCGAAACTAACTAAgaaaatgcccctgttttgaaattcgatttttggacaagggaactgaaactaaaaaataaaaataaaaaaaatttgtggaactcgagttcatggaactcgagtttcttgaaaatattcaagtggaactcgagttctttgaatggaactcgagttctatttttttttttttttaaattttttagttcaatttcGCTATAACCAATGTAGTGAATCTTGTACCGTACTGGCTGGTATGACCGATAATTTCCATACCAACACCTACTTCGGTACAGAAATGCCTGTGTTTCATGCCGGATTAAATACCGGTCTTATCGGATTGATCCGGTCATATCGGAGCAAATACCGGATTCTGCCCGATAAATGCATACCGGAccgaaataaaaaaagagttaacTATCAGATCTAAAAGTTGCTCTCCCTCCTCTCAATAACTTACTGGATTAGCGTCGATCATGTCACCTATGCAGTAAACATGCTTCTTTTTCATCCTCACCTTGTTGATCTATCTCCCATCTTCATCGTTGTCTTTTTCTTATTCATTTGGTTTGCTTCTCTTAGGGATGACAATGGGGCGGGGTGGGGTCTTCGTCCTCGCCCCACATGGTTTTGTCTTACCCTATCCTTGTCTCGCCCCGCATGATGAGGAAAACTTTCTTACCCCATCCTTGCCCCTCGGGACCCCGCGAAGCCTCGCCCcaccccgtaaaactctactttttgttaattttccctacaactagtacaatttttttaatgaaacctatttcattaataaaaatatacttgaaattacaactaaatttatctcatcaaatcaatttttagaaaaaaaattgaataatatatccaagtgtttaacaagacaatcacaaaaaaaatctcatagtgtaacacataacaaaataaagacagaGAACCACATcaggtagaataaaataagctaatattgatatatttgtttaaatagtagagatttagggtatgaaaaatgtacaattataacccttagcaACGCGGGGCAGGGACGTGGAGGGGCGGGGcagggtgggtctaaaaagacTAAACTCATCCCCATCCCGCCCTgtggtgcggggctaaaatcttgccccatccccgccccaccatCTTTACGGGGTGGGGAAAACCCACCTGGGGCGAAACGAGGAGGAGCGGATTAAGTGGGGCGGGGTAAAATTGCCATCCCAAGGCTTCactagtttatttttgttttatacgAGTCTTAATTTATGTGCTGCTTGCTGTGTGAGTGCGTGACTGGCGTGAGTCTGATTCTACTGACCCTTCACATGATGGgtaattcttttttaaattgaagTGAATAGTTAAAAAGCTTTCTTGGAACTATAAGAAATTGTACAAATAGTCA includes the following:
- the LOC115984682 gene encoding putative receptor-like protein kinase At3g47110 encodes the protein MSSAPSSSSFYMHAFILVVLWCGLFVTSVVGGNNKTDRLVLLAFKAKIIDDPLQVPTNGVFKNTSATSIKGNIELCGGVPKFKLPICKYDKSKKMKLTHSLKLIIFTLSGIFGVTLWLHPISRTNEVLEEQKNLNLLQRLNIAIDVANALEYLHYHCHAPIVHCDLKPSNILLNDEMIGHVGDFGLARFLCEATQECFTNQSSTINLRGTIGYAPLEYGTGNEVSTYGDAYSYGILYLEMFTGKKPTDNIFKDNLNLHDFVKAALPERVINIVDPIILWEREDTETRTNDTFKIE